A genomic stretch from Deltaproteobacteria bacterium includes:
- a CDS encoding YihA family ribosome biogenesis GTP-binding protein, translated as MAIPKITSAQFRLSAHTPRQFPAEDYPEVAFLGRSNVGKSSLLNTLLHRKRLVRTSSRPGCTQSINFFLINRCWSFVDLPGYGYAQVPLAVKARWLRLVQIYLEQRRQLVAVVFLMDCRRLPGAEEMELLQKLERLQRPVIVVLTKADKLKTSQRARQLRNHVARLQGLKIDPAELIWFSAITREGRQELWTRLLTLINPGR; from the coding sequence ATGGCCATACCCAAAATCACCTCCGCCCAATTCCGCCTCAGTGCCCATACGCCAAGGCAATTTCCCGCCGAGGATTATCCTGAGGTCGCCTTTCTGGGCCGCTCAAATGTTGGCAAATCATCCCTCCTCAATACCCTGTTACACCGGAAACGTCTGGTCCGGACCAGTTCTCGGCCGGGTTGCACTCAATCGATTAATTTTTTTCTGATCAATCGCTGCTGGTCCTTTGTTGATCTCCCCGGCTATGGTTATGCCCAAGTGCCATTAGCAGTAAAGGCCAGGTGGCTGCGACTGGTTCAGATCTATCTGGAGCAACGCCGTCAGTTAGTGGCGGTGGTGTTTTTAATGGATTGTCGCCGTCTGCCTGGGGCTGAAGAAATGGAGTTATTACAAAAGTTGGAACGATTGCAGCGCCCTGTAATTGTGGTCCTCACCAAAGCCGACAAACTCAAGACCAGCCAGCGGGCCCGTCAATTGAGAAACCACGTGGCACGGTTGCAAGGCCTAAAGATCGATCCAGCCGAACTCATCTGGTTCTCTGCCATCACCCGGGAGGGACGCCAAGAACTCTGGACCCGGCTCTTAACCTTGATTAACCCTGGCCGCTAG
- the moaC gene encoding cyclic pyranopterin monophosphate synthase MoaC — MKTEKPSNFTHLDDRGQARLVDVGGKPVTQRQATAIGSIYLGEKVYPLLMSDQLEKGDAFAAARLAGIMAVKKTAELIPLCHPLPLTGIAIDFTPDPDRKSLAIKAQVRTQAQTGVEMEALVGVAVAALTIYDMCKAIDRNMVIEHIMLIEKSGGKSGAYHRPVLR, encoded by the coding sequence ATGAAGACTGAGAAACCGTCCAACTTTACCCATCTGGATGATCGGGGCCAGGCGCGCCTGGTTGACGTCGGCGGTAAACCGGTGACTCAGCGGCAGGCCACGGCAATAGGATCGATTTATTTAGGGGAAAAGGTCTATCCGCTGCTGATGTCTGACCAGCTGGAAAAGGGGGATGCGTTCGCCGCCGCCCGCTTGGCCGGTATTATGGCGGTTAAAAAAACCGCTGAGCTGATCCCTTTGTGTCATCCGCTGCCGCTTACCGGCATTGCAATTGATTTTACCCCCGATCCGGATCGGAAATCGCTTGCCATTAAGGCTCAGGTCCGGACCCAGGCCCAGACCGGGGTAGAAATGGAGGCCTTGGTCGGAGTAGCTGTGGCGGCTTTAACTATTTATGACATGTGCAAGGCTATTGACCGTAACATGGTCATCGAGCATATTATGCTAATTGAAAAGAGTGGCGGTAAAAGTGGAGCTTATCATCGCCCCGTTTTGAGGTAG
- a CDS encoding DUF3192 domain-containing protein, producing MPRWPLLLVLLCLLPACESILYPRVERQMWSNYVRLQDLKRGMNIDEVVGIMGKPKVVEKATYRGGEFTFYFYQTHSMDYEGSETVRGGYTPLVFQDDRLMGIGKRAYLQAVERPAPDGVPIFPWQKTQ from the coding sequence ATGCCCCGGTGGCCGCTGTTGCTAGTCCTGTTGTGCCTGCTCCCGGCTTGTGAATCCATCCTTTACCCGCGGGTTGAGCGTCAGATGTGGTCCAACTATGTCCGACTACAAGATTTAAAGCGGGGCATGAACATTGATGAAGTCGTCGGCATCATGGGTAAACCAAAGGTGGTCGAAAAGGCCACCTATCGGGGTGGCGAATTTACTTTTTATTTTTATCAGACCCATTCCATGGACTACGAGGGCAGTGAAACCGTGCGGGGCGGCTATACTCCTTTAGTCTTTCAAGATGACCGCCTAATGGGTATCGGCAAACGGGCCTATTTACAAGCGGTGGAACGCCCCGCTCCGGACGGGGTGCCGATCTTTCCCTGGCAAAAGACGCAGTAA
- a CDS encoding DUF362 domain-containing protein — protein MASQVFYEDLRGTPKDPNFKRFARLLDAVDLKSTIARKKKRPLVAIKLHFGERGNTAYIRPIYLRQVVDKVWDYGGRPFLTDTNTLYVGTRAEAVSHLTTAIQNGFAYAVVNAPLVIADGLKGTAEVEVQINQEMFISVYLGEAVVLADTFISLAHFKGHELSGFGGTIKNVGMGGASRKGKLAQHSNISPKINQKKCTGCGDCVAHCAQEAIKINPETEKAEIDPKKCVGCAECILICPYGNIDIQWNESIPIFLKKMVEYAYGLLKGKQERAVFFNFITQVSPACDCYPHNDAPIVADLGILASRDPVAIDQASADLVNQSAGLAGSRLKDPTPGSDKFRDLYPKVDWEIQLEYAEQIGLGTRQYELVKI, from the coding sequence ATGGCTAGCCAGGTATTCTATGAAGATTTACGGGGAACTCCCAAAGATCCAAACTTTAAAAGATTTGCCCGTCTGCTCGACGCCGTAGACCTGAAGAGCACCATCGCCCGCAAGAAAAAACGCCCCCTGGTGGCTATCAAGCTGCATTTTGGAGAACGCGGCAATACCGCTTATATCCGCCCGATTTACTTGCGGCAGGTGGTGGATAAGGTCTGGGATTATGGCGGCCGCCCTTTTCTTACCGACACCAATACCCTATATGTGGGGACTCGGGCCGAGGCGGTCAGCCATCTGACCACCGCCATCCAGAACGGCTTTGCCTATGCGGTGGTCAATGCTCCGCTGGTCATCGCCGATGGTCTGAAAGGGACGGCCGAGGTTGAGGTCCAGATCAACCAGGAGATGTTTATCTCCGTCTATCTGGGTGAGGCCGTGGTCTTGGCTGATACCTTCATCAGTCTGGCCCATTTCAAGGGTCACGAACTCTCCGGGTTCGGTGGCACTATCAAAAATGTCGGTATGGGAGGCGCCTCCCGCAAGGGCAAACTGGCGCAACATTCTAATATCTCCCCCAAGATCAATCAGAAAAAATGCACCGGCTGCGGCGACTGCGTGGCCCACTGTGCCCAAGAGGCCATCAAGATCAATCCCGAGACCGAGAAAGCGGAAATTGACCCCAAAAAATGCGTCGGCTGTGCCGAATGCATTCTGATCTGCCCCTACGGCAACATTGACATTCAGTGGAACGAATCCATTCCCATTTTCCTGAAGAAGATGGTGGAATACGCTTATGGGCTGTTAAAGGGCAAACAGGAGCGGGCCGTCTTTTTCAACTTCATTACCCAAGTGTCTCCGGCCTGCGACTGCTATCCCCACAATGACGCACCGATCGTGGCGGACTTGGGCATCCTGGCCTCCCGGGATCCGGTAGCTATTGATCAGGCGTCCGCGGATCTGGTCAATCAGAGTGCCGGCCTGGCCGGTTCTCGTCTGAAAGACCCCACTCCCGGGAGCGACAAATTCCGGGACCTCTATCCGAAAGTTGACTGGGAGATCCAGCTAGAGTACGCGGAACAGATAGGGCTAGGAACGCGGCAGTATGAATTGGTTAAAATCTAA
- a CDS encoding DnaJ domain-containing protein — translation MAITYCYHILGVSPSASFEEIRRQYRHLALRYHPDRNPGDPGAAARFREVAEAYNTLREAHRCTPFDHYDSPSGKHPSDDNFYRVDDLFFQTEDWLAEFFGIENGKSIFKERSGPDFRYDLQIPFMAAIMGMETDIEIRRLRSCIFCNATGLEPGSDYQTCPDCQGQGRLFHSPGLLRFGPLCKRCKGRGCIIAHPCSHCHGSGNMEQLQRYRIKIPPGVEDGTRLQIPWEGGDGFQNGPPGHLFVVIHVQPDNFFTRFGNDLCCRIEVSFAQAALGDTIEVPTLSGSQFLELPRGTQSGRIFRFPGCGVPRRGDQEPGDLLIEVIITTPTELNYRQRELLHEFCRLDEFNQAGNPP, via the coding sequence ATGGCCATCACTTATTGCTATCACATCTTAGGTGTATCACCCAGCGCCAGCTTTGAAGAGATCAGGCGCCAATACCGCCATTTGGCTTTGCGCTATCATCCTGACCGCAATCCTGGCGATCCCGGGGCCGCGGCTCGCTTTCGGGAAGTGGCCGAGGCCTATAACACTCTCCGTGAGGCGCATCGCTGCACACCTTTTGACCATTATGACAGCCCCTCGGGGAAGCATCCCTCCGACGATAATTTTTACAGAGTTGATGATCTGTTTTTCCAGACGGAAGACTGGCTGGCAGAATTTTTCGGAATCGAAAACGGCAAGTCCATTTTCAAAGAGCGGTCTGGGCCGGATTTCCGTTATGATCTGCAGATTCCCTTTATGGCCGCTATAATGGGCATGGAAACCGATATCGAAATTCGCCGGCTCCGGAGCTGCATCTTCTGCAATGCTACCGGTCTGGAACCGGGCAGCGACTACCAGACCTGCCCTGACTGTCAGGGCCAGGGGCGGCTGTTCCATAGTCCGGGACTCCTCCGTTTCGGTCCCCTTTGTAAACGTTGCAAGGGTCGGGGCTGCATCATTGCTCATCCCTGTTCCCACTGCCATGGTAGCGGGAATATGGAACAGCTGCAGCGCTATCGGATCAAAATCCCTCCCGGAGTGGAGGACGGAACCCGGCTGCAAATCCCCTGGGAAGGCGGGGACGGATTCCAAAATGGTCCACCCGGACACCTGTTTGTGGTTATCCATGTGCAACCTGATAATTTTTTTACCCGCTTCGGCAATGATCTTTGCTGTCGCATCGAGGTTTCATTTGCACAAGCGGCGTTGGGAGATACGATCGAAGTTCCCACTCTGTCAGGCAGCCAATTCCTGGAACTGCCTCGGGGCACGCAATCCGGCCGCATCTTCCGATTTCCAGGGTGTGGCGTTCCCCGCCGCGGCGACCAGGAACCCGGGGACCTACTGATTGAGGTGATTATTACCACCCCTACTGAGCTCAATTATCGCCAACGGGAACTATTACACGAATTTTGCAGATTGGATGAATTCAACCAGGCTGGCAATCCGCCATGA
- the tmk gene encoding dTMP kinase has product MGQEFPGFLIALEGLDGAGKTTQAHLLTTALKNCGRRVVLTHEPTEGRYGQELRRLLAQGHRVLSPARELDLFTADRREHVSGIILPALTSGAVVITDRYYYSSMAYQGARGLEVVEIQQQNESFAPIPDLVIILTLPLTQILERLARRRPQIWDAFEQADYLVKVAEIYARMSGPHLVRLDTQAPPETVHQNIMSLVWPRLPQRKGAGATFSN; this is encoded by the coding sequence ATGGGTCAAGAATTTCCGGGATTTCTAATTGCTCTGGAGGGCCTGGATGGCGCAGGGAAGACTACCCAGGCTCACTTATTAACTACTGCCCTAAAAAATTGCGGCCGCAGGGTGGTGCTCACCCACGAACCCACCGAGGGCCGTTATGGCCAAGAACTACGCAGATTACTCGCCCAGGGGCATCGGGTCCTGTCTCCCGCCCGGGAATTAGACCTGTTTACCGCTGACCGGCGGGAACACGTATCCGGCATCATTCTCCCGGCCCTGACCTCGGGGGCGGTAGTGATCACCGACCGCTATTATTATTCTTCCATGGCTTATCAGGGGGCCAGGGGTCTAGAGGTAGTTGAAATCCAGCAGCAGAATGAATCCTTCGCCCCGATCCCGGACCTGGTTATCATCCTCACCCTACCCCTGACCCAGATTTTGGAAAGATTGGCCCGCCGCCGTCCCCAGATCTGGGATGCCTTTGAACAGGCCGATTATTTAGTAAAAGTTGCGGAAATTTACGCCCGGATGAGCGGTCCTCATCTCGTGCGCCTTGACACCCAGGCCCCGCCCGAAACGGTTCATCAGAACATTATGTCCCTGGTCTGGCCCCGGCTCCCGCAGAGGAAAGGAGCGGGAGCGACCTTTAGCAATTAA
- the dksA gene encoding RNA polymerase-binding protein DksA translates to MEPERLEYFRDLLHSRLEELLKEAEKTVSGMTNPIDMFPDPTDRATLETDRNFTLRIRDRERKLISKIKEALDRIEDGSYGFCEACGEPISEKRLLARPVTTLCIKCKAKQEEQERLRGL, encoded by the coding sequence ATGGAACCCGAACGTCTGGAATACTTCCGAGATTTACTGCATAGTCGGCTCGAGGAACTGCTGAAAGAGGCCGAAAAGACGGTCAGCGGGATGACCAATCCCATAGATATGTTCCCTGATCCCACCGACCGGGCGACGCTGGAAACGGACCGCAACTTTACCTTGCGAATCCGGGACCGGGAACGCAAATTGATCAGCAAGATCAAGGAAGCCCTGGATCGCATTGAGGATGGGAGCTATGGGTTCTGCGAGGCTTGTGGGGAACCGATCTCCGAAAAACGCCTGCTCGCCCGCCCAGTTACTACCCTGTGTATCAAGTGTAAGGCCAAACAGGAAGAGCAGGAGAGACTCCGGGGGCTTTAA
- the rlmN gene encoding 23S rRNA (adenine(2503)-C(2))-methyltransferase RlmN, producing the protein MTSLVDLKEFTQDELERLVASWGQPPYRARQLQKWLYKGIFDFEQMTDLSKDFRHQLARKAMISRLTLADQQHSEDGSEKFGFALADGRRIESVLIPEDDHLTLCLSTQVGCAQGCHFCLTAQQGLTRNLTAAEIVNQVLEVRARLRQDQKLSNLVFMGMGEPLANFNNTLKALTILTASWGLDFSARRVTVSTVGLAPQIIQLGNAIRVNLAVSLNAPDDPTRSRLMPVNRCYPLAVLLDACRAFPLPGHRRITFTYVLLKGINDSPTQARQLARLLRGLRAKINLIPFNPHPSLPFERPSEAAILAFQEILLSAHYTTLIRKTRGLDIVAACGQLAGTAPVSKQNLSPLRANPATL; encoded by the coding sequence ATGACTTCCCTGGTCGATCTGAAAGAATTTACCCAGGATGAATTAGAACGCCTGGTGGCCTCCTGGGGTCAGCCCCCTTATCGCGCCCGCCAGTTGCAGAAATGGCTGTATAAAGGTATCTTTGACTTCGAGCAGATGACCGACCTCAGCAAGGATTTCCGGCATCAACTGGCCCGAAAAGCGATGATCAGCCGGTTAACCTTGGCCGATCAGCAGCACTCTGAAGACGGCAGCGAGAAATTTGGCTTCGCCCTGGCCGATGGCCGTCGCATCGAAAGTGTGCTCATCCCGGAAGACGATCATCTCACCCTGTGTCTCTCCACCCAGGTCGGCTGTGCCCAGGGCTGCCATTTCTGCCTCACCGCGCAACAGGGCTTGACCCGAAACCTGACCGCCGCCGAGATCGTCAACCAGGTCCTGGAAGTGAGGGCCCGGTTGCGCCAGGATCAGAAACTCAGTAACTTGGTCTTCATGGGGATGGGAGAACCATTGGCCAATTTTAATAATACTCTCAAGGCCTTAACCATTCTTACGGCTTCCTGGGGGCTGGATTTTTCGGCCCGCCGGGTTACGGTGTCGACCGTGGGCCTGGCACCGCAAATAATTCAGTTGGGCAACGCCATCCGGGTGAATCTGGCAGTATCTCTCAACGCCCCTGATGATCCGACCCGCAGTCGGCTGATGCCGGTTAACCGCTGCTACCCCTTGGCCGTACTTCTGGATGCCTGTCGGGCCTTTCCGCTTCCCGGGCATCGCCGCATTACCTTTACTTATGTGCTCTTAAAGGGGATTAATGACTCCCCCACCCAAGCGCGGCAGTTGGCCCGCCTCCTCCGGGGCCTGCGGGCGAAAATCAATCTGATTCCCTTCAATCCCCATCCCAGTCTTCCTTTTGAGCGCCCATCCGAGGCTGCCATCCTGGCCTTTCAGGAAATTTTGCTCTCCGCCCACTATACCACCCTGATCCGGAAAACCCGCGGTTTAGATATTGTCGCGGCTTGCGGCCAATTGGCCGGGACGGCACCGGTTTCGAAGCAAAACTTATCCCCCCTGAGGGCAAACCCAGCTACCCTCTAA
- a CDS encoding dihydroorotase, translated as MGLVIKGGLVVDPSQNLEAPRDLLIDAGKVAALELPGVIPAEGHQLIEAQNLVVSPGLIDMHVHFREPGEEYKETIASGGQAAARGGFTAVATMPNTQPVNDCSAVTSYILAQARRAAGPRVYPVAAISQGSRGEKLAEYGDLQEAGAVALSDDGRPVMNPQLMRRALEYARTFGMLIIAHCEDLHLSGSGVMHEGLVSLQMGLLGIPAAAEEVMVFRDLTLARLTGGRLHVAHVSTAGSVALIRQAKKQGLAVTAETAPHYFSLTDEAVRGFNTNAKMYPPLRQAEDVAAIVEGLADGTIDCIASDHAPHSSLEKEVEFALAAKGIIGLETSLGLTLRLVQEGAISLMTAIERLSTAPARILGIPGGSLAPGGPADVTLIDPNRAWLVDIHKFKSKSRNSPFHGWQLPGQAVMTMVGGKIIYSEGVC; from the coding sequence GTGGGACTGGTAATTAAAGGCGGGCTGGTAGTCGATCCCTCCCAGAACCTGGAGGCCCCCCGAGACCTATTAATCGATGCCGGTAAGGTGGCGGCTCTGGAACTTCCTGGGGTTATCCCCGCCGAGGGCCACCAGCTAATCGAGGCCCAAAATCTGGTGGTCAGCCCCGGTTTAATTGATATGCACGTCCATTTCCGGGAGCCGGGGGAAGAATACAAGGAAACTATTGCCAGCGGGGGGCAGGCCGCGGCCCGTGGCGGCTTTACCGCGGTGGCGACCATGCCCAATACCCAACCGGTGAATGATTGTTCTGCGGTAACCAGTTATATCCTGGCCCAAGCCCGACGGGCGGCGGGCCCTCGGGTCTATCCAGTGGCTGCCATCTCCCAGGGTTCCCGGGGTGAGAAGCTGGCCGAGTATGGCGACTTGCAAGAGGCCGGGGCTGTGGCTCTCTCCGATGACGGGCGGCCGGTGATGAACCCCCAGCTCATGCGCCGGGCCTTGGAATACGCTCGCACCTTTGGGATGTTGATTATTGCTCACTGCGAGGATTTGCATCTGAGTGGCTCAGGAGTGATGCATGAAGGTCTGGTCTCCCTGCAGATGGGATTACTGGGTATCCCGGCGGCCGCTGAGGAGGTCATGGTGTTTCGGGACCTGACCCTGGCCCGGCTCACCGGCGGGCGCTTGCATGTTGCCCATGTCAGCACGGCTGGCTCCGTAGCCCTGATTCGCCAGGCCAAGAAACAGGGCCTGGCAGTTACCGCCGAGACCGCGCCGCACTATTTTTCCCTGACCGATGAGGCGGTGCGGGGGTTTAACACCAACGCCAAGATGTACCCCCCCTTGCGCCAGGCCGAGGATGTCGCGGCGATCGTGGAAGGCCTGGCAGACGGCACCATTGATTGCATCGCCTCCGACCATGCTCCCCACAGCAGCCTGGAAAAGGAGGTAGAATTCGCCCTGGCCGCCAAAGGCATAATTGGATTGGAGACCAGCCTGGGGCTGACCCTGAGACTTGTACAGGAGGGCGCCATCAGCCTGATGACCGCCATCGAACGCCTCAGTACCGCCCCGGCCCGCATCCTGGGAATACCTGGTGGCAGTCTGGCGCCGGGAGGACCAGCTGATGTTACCCTGATTGACCCTAATCGGGCCTGGCTGGTGGATATCCATAAATTTAAATCCAAGAGCCGTAATTCCCCTTTCCACGGCTGGCAATTGCCCGGCCAGGCGGTGATGACCATGGTGGGTGGCAAGATCATCTATTCCGAAGGAGTGTGTTAA
- a CDS encoding Hsp20/alpha crystallin family protein, translated as MELTEWKPFREVSRLRQEMDRLWEEYFGPSRRALRPLEAEWAPSVDVSESADKVTVKAEIPGMEPKDIDISLSGDLLTIKGEKKSEREEKEENYHLIERSYGSFSRTLRLPVGVEADKIEASYKQGVLTITCPKKEEVKAKPIQIKAE; from the coding sequence ATGGAACTCACAGAATGGAAACCCTTTCGCGAAGTATCTCGCTTACGTCAAGAGATGGATCGTTTGTGGGAAGAATATTTCGGTCCCAGCCGCAGGGCCTTAAGACCCTTAGAGGCCGAATGGGCCCCGTCGGTAGATGTTTCCGAGAGCGCTGACAAGGTGACGGTCAAGGCCGAAATTCCGGGCATGGAGCCCAAAGACATCGACATCTCCCTGTCGGGGGATTTGTTGACCATCAAAGGCGAGAAAAAGTCCGAACGGGAAGAAAAGGAAGAAAATTACCACCTGATTGAGCGCAGTTACGGCTCTTTCAGTCGCACCTTACGGTTACCCGTAGGGGTGGAAGCCGATAAGATCGAGGCTTCTTATAAACAAGGGGTTCTGACCATCACCTGTCCCAAAAAAGAGGAAGTCAAGGCCAAACCCATCCAGATTAAGGCCGAATAA
- a CDS encoding ArsA family ATPase produces the protein MRIILFAGKGGVGKTSMAAATGVNIARRGQKTLVMSLDPAHSLADIFDLNRGLMDKNRGKPVAVDNDLWIQELDVQEEIKQNWGEVYRYLAILLNVSGFDEILAEELAILPGMDEVSALLYINKYIREQSYQVIILDCAPTGESLRFISIPTALEWYIKKIFHLERQIFKVVRPVARRMTTIPLPEDEYFAALQRLFDRLEGVDRLLADPNVTTVRLVTNPEKVVLKESQRAFMYFCLYQMVVDGVIINRIFPTALADHFFHYWKQNQEEYLELAHTRFAPVPIFPVEFFDREVVGLESLTRLSQAIYGDRQPEDILYRESPYRFEKSDGVYTLAIRLPFIGAEDVSLGKTGEELVIRVGGFKRHVLLPRNMAALEPQGAKFEGDYLNIRFGGVGDDRPA, from the coding sequence ATGCGCATCATCCTCTTTGCCGGGAAAGGCGGGGTGGGCAAGACCTCCATGGCCGCCGCCACCGGCGTCAATATAGCCCGTCGGGGGCAAAAAACCCTGGTCATGAGTCTCGATCCCGCCCACAGTCTGGCCGACATTTTTGATCTAAACCGCGGCCTGATGGATAAAAACCGCGGTAAGCCGGTTGCCGTAGACAACGATTTATGGATTCAGGAACTGGATGTGCAGGAGGAAATCAAGCAGAACTGGGGTGAGGTCTATCGTTACCTGGCAATTCTGCTCAACGTTTCCGGGTTTGACGAAATCCTGGCGGAAGAATTGGCCATCCTGCCCGGAATGGATGAAGTCAGCGCCCTCCTCTATATCAATAAATACATCCGGGAACAGTCTTATCAGGTAATCATCCTAGACTGCGCTCCCACCGGTGAATCACTCAGGTTTATCTCGATTCCCACTGCCCTGGAATGGTATATTAAAAAGATCTTCCACCTGGAACGGCAGATTTTCAAGGTGGTGCGGCCGGTAGCACGGCGGATGACTACTATACCGCTCCCCGAAGACGAGTATTTTGCCGCGTTGCAGCGTCTGTTTGACCGTCTGGAAGGGGTAGACCGCCTGCTGGCGGACCCGAACGTCACTACTGTGCGGTTGGTCACCAATCCGGAAAAAGTGGTGCTCAAAGAATCCCAACGGGCCTTTATGTATTTCTGCCTCTACCAGATGGTGGTTGACGGGGTAATCATTAATCGCATTTTTCCAACCGCCCTGGCCGATCATTTTTTCCACTATTGGAAACAGAACCAGGAAGAATATTTGGAATTGGCCCACACCCGCTTTGCTCCAGTGCCGATCTTTCCGGTGGAATTTTTCGATCGGGAAGTGGTGGGGTTGGAGTCTCTGACCCGCCTGTCCCAGGCCATCTATGGCGATCGGCAACCGGAGGACATTCTCTATCGGGAAAGTCCTTACCGGTTTGAGAAATCTGACGGCGTCTACACTCTTGCCATTCGCTTGCCGTTTATCGGGGCTGAGGATGTGTCCCTGGGGAAGACCGGAGAGGAACTCGTCATCCGGGTGGGGGGCTTTAAAAGGCATGTGCTGTTACCCCGTAATATGGCCGCCTTGGAACCCCAGGGGGCCAAATTTGAGGGGGATTATCTGAACATCCGATTCGGAGGTGTTGGTGATGACCGTCCCGCCTGA
- a CDS encoding aspartate carbamoyltransferase catalytic subunit, with amino-acid sequence MRFRLKDLLGIADLAPEEIQLILDTAVSFKEVSTREIKKVPTLRGKTVVTLFYEPSTRTRTSFEIAAKRLSADTVNLTIGASSVVKGETLADTADNLEAMRPDIIIIRHSASGAPHFLAKRLKSSIINAGDGLHEHPTQALLDLLTVREAKGRLDGLKIAIIGDIAHSRVARSNIQAFTKMGSQVTVCGPVTMLPPYLEELGVEVSHSLPAAVRGADVVMMLRLQLERQEQMYLSTLREYARFFGLSMQHLELAQKDALVMHPGPLNRGVEIAPEVADSAQSVILEQVTNGVAVRMAILYLLTGGEPSGTGN; translated from the coding sequence ATGAGGTTTAGGCTTAAGGATCTTTTAGGAATCGCCGATCTTGCCCCGGAAGAAATTCAGCTCATTTTGGATACCGCGGTTTCCTTCAAAGAGGTGTCTACTCGGGAGATCAAAAAGGTTCCAACTTTGCGCGGCAAGACGGTGGTTACCCTGTTCTATGAGCCCAGCACCCGGACGCGCACTTCTTTTGAAATTGCCGCCAAGCGTCTCAGCGCCGATACCGTTAATCTGACCATTGGGGCCAGTAGTGTGGTGAAAGGGGAGACCCTGGCGGATACCGCCGACAATCTGGAAGCTATGCGGCCGGATATCATTATCATTCGCCACTCGGCCAGCGGTGCTCCCCATTTCCTGGCCAAGCGACTCAAAAGCAGCATCATTAACGCCGGCGACGGACTTCACGAGCATCCCACCCAGGCCCTGCTCGATCTATTGACCGTGCGGGAAGCAAAAGGGCGGCTGGATGGCCTCAAGATTGCCATCATTGGCGATATTGCCCATTCCCGGGTAGCGCGCTCAAATATTCAGGCTTTTACCAAGATGGGCTCCCAGGTGACGGTATGCGGGCCGGTGACCATGCTGCCGCCTTACCTGGAGGAGTTGGGGGTTGAAGTCAGTCATTCCTTGCCAGCAGCGGTACGCGGGGCCGATGTGGTGATGATGCTGCGCCTGCAGTTAGAACGCCAGGAGCAGATGTATCTCTCTACCTTAAGAGAATATGCCCGGTTTTTTGGGTTAAGCATGCAGCACCTGGAGCTGGCGCAGAAAGATGCCCTGGTCATGCATCCGGGGCCGCTAAATCGGGGAGTGGAAATCGCCCCCGAGGTGGCCGACAGCGCACAATCTGTTATCCTGGAACAGGTCACCAACGGGGTGGCGGTCAGGATGGCAATTCTTTATCTGTTAACCGGAGGAGAACCGAGTGGGACTGGTAATTAA
- a CDS encoding SH3 domain-containing protein, with product MMSVGKEKVNVRSGPSLQSGVLYQAPLGYPLQVVENQGKWARFKDWEGNSGWVYRPLLSEIHTVVVSANNPNIRQGPGLRNKVVMQANRGDIFKVLGKRGNWVKLGYYYSGDVVGWIRNDLVWGD from the coding sequence ATGATGAGCGTCGGCAAAGAAAAAGTCAACGTGCGATCCGGCCCCAGCCTCCAATCCGGAGTGCTTTATCAGGCACCCTTGGGATACCCCCTGCAGGTAGTAGAAAATCAGGGCAAATGGGCCCGATTCAAAGATTGGGAAGGCAATTCGGGCTGGGTTTACCGACCTCTGTTGTCCGAAATTCACACGGTAGTGGTCAGCGCCAACAACCCTAATATTCGTCAGGGACCGGGACTGCGGAATAAAGTGGTAATGCAAGCCAACCGGGGTGATATATTTAAGGTTCTGGGAAAACGGGGCAACTGGGTTAAGCTGGGCTATTATTATAGCGGCGATGTCGTGGGCTGGATTCGTAATGATCTGGTCTGGGGAGATTAA